A DNA window from Streptomyces sp. 71268 contains the following coding sequences:
- a CDS encoding FUSC family protein, with the protein MLKKMFVAPDPGRLRLRSAARSVLGIGLAVAVCGLAGHSLVAAITGGLAALLALFTVLDTTVRGQAVTTALLPVAGFPVLALAAGLHDYPLARDIAFLAVVGAGVYARRWGPRGHSLGVFAFMTFFATQFLHTVPGQLPELYAAVTLSLLAASLVRFGLWCYERRLPPPAVPAPAPPEGRGLARITTRQAVQATAGGAFALVVGQVLSHERWYWAVGATWWVFVNTASRGETLVRGFRRALGTVIGVALGLVIAVPLDGAPVPTAILVALCVFGIFYTAAVSYTWMMLAVTLMAGLLYGSLGVLDPGLLGLRVTETAVGALGAALAVLCVLPVTTHATTDAWVQRAVRCVHACTAEAAARLAGSATADPAPRVAELEALLGKVRLSLAPLVHPLSPLRARKARARQVLALLDDCAREVRGLASIAGDPEASHDARLTAACQRVEAAVESLTTPDRVREVVSPAPAAAAQPVATEPALVHLHGLERALTELAAPLRSSPRAPLADA; encoded by the coding sequence GTGCTCAAGAAGATGTTCGTGGCTCCGGACCCGGGGCGGCTGCGCCTGCGCAGCGCGGCCCGGTCCGTCCTCGGCATCGGTTTGGCGGTCGCCGTGTGCGGCCTCGCCGGCCACTCGCTCGTGGCCGCCATCACCGGCGGGCTCGCCGCCTTGCTCGCACTCTTCACGGTCCTCGACACGACGGTGCGCGGGCAGGCCGTCACCACCGCGCTGCTGCCCGTGGCCGGCTTCCCCGTGCTGGCCCTCGCGGCCGGGCTGCACGACTATCCGCTGGCCCGTGACATCGCCTTCCTGGCCGTCGTCGGGGCGGGCGTGTACGCGCGCCGCTGGGGCCCGCGCGGCCATTCCCTGGGCGTGTTCGCGTTCATGACCTTCTTCGCGACGCAGTTCCTGCACACGGTGCCGGGACAGCTACCGGAGCTGTACGCGGCCGTCACGCTCTCCCTGCTCGCCGCCTCCCTCGTCCGCTTCGGCCTGTGGTGCTACGAGCGGCGCCTGCCGCCGCCCGCCGTCCCGGCCCCCGCGCCACCCGAGGGCCGGGGCCTGGCCCGGATCACCACCCGGCAGGCGGTCCAGGCGACCGCCGGCGGGGCGTTCGCGCTCGTCGTGGGCCAGGTGCTCTCGCACGAGCGTTGGTACTGGGCCGTCGGCGCCACCTGGTGGGTGTTCGTGAACACCGCGTCGCGGGGCGAGACCCTGGTCCGCGGCTTCCGCCGGGCGCTCGGCACCGTCATCGGCGTCGCCCTCGGCCTGGTCATCGCCGTGCCGCTGGACGGAGCCCCCGTCCCCACCGCGATCCTCGTCGCCCTCTGCGTGTTCGGCATCTTCTACACGGCCGCCGTCTCCTACACCTGGATGATGCTCGCGGTGACCCTCATGGCGGGGCTCCTCTACGGGTCGCTGGGCGTGCTGGACCCGGGGCTGCTCGGGCTGCGGGTGACCGAGACCGCCGTGGGCGCGCTCGGCGCCGCGCTGGCCGTGCTGTGCGTGCTGCCCGTCACCACGCACGCCACCACCGACGCCTGGGTCCAGCGGGCCGTGCGCTGCGTGCACGCCTGCACCGCCGAGGCGGCGGCGCGCCTGGCCGGCTCGGCCACCGCCGACCCCGCGCCGCGCGTCGCCGAACTGGAGGCACTCCTCGGCAAGGTGCGGCTGTCGCTCGCCCCGCTGGTGCACCCGCTGAGCCCGCTGCGCGCCCGCAAGGCGCGCGCCCGGCAGGTGCTGGCCCTGCTCGACGACTGCGCCCGCGAGGTGCGCGGCCTCGCCTCCATCGCCGGCGACCCGGAGGCGTCCCACGACGCCCGGCTCACCGCCGCCTGTCAGCGCGTCGAGGCCGCCGTCGAGTCGCTGACCACCCCGGACCGGGTCCGCGAGGTGGTGTCGCCGGCCCCGGCCGCCGCGGCGCAACCGGTCGCGACGGAGCCCGCGCTGGTCCACCTGCACGGCTTGGAGCGGGCGCTGACCGAGCTCGCCGCCCCGTTGCGCAGCTCCCCGCGCGCGCCCCTGGCCGACGCCTGA
- a CDS encoding YciI family protein, producing MLYMVQLFGSATRWDEEIAAYSPEEFQAMVEHMGRLNEELSASGELVEARGLGGPALVTSVWARDDGPPRVSDGTHDGREKLLAGYWVVDVADLDRAVEIAARASAAPGPGDSHNFPVEVHELPTDLPR from the coding sequence ATGCTGTACATGGTGCAGTTGTTCGGCAGTGCCACGCGGTGGGACGAGGAGATCGCCGCGTACTCGCCCGAGGAGTTCCAGGCGATGGTCGAGCACATGGGGCGGCTCAACGAGGAGTTGTCCGCCTCCGGCGAGCTGGTGGAGGCGCGCGGCCTCGGCGGTCCGGCGCTGGTGACCAGCGTGTGGGCCAGGGACGACGGGCCCCCACGGGTCAGTGACGGCACGCACGACGGGCGGGAGAAGCTGCTGGCCGGCTACTGGGTGGTGGACGTCGCCGACCTCGACCGGGCGGTCGAGATCGCCGCCCGGGCGTCGGCCGCGCCCGGCCCCGGCGACTCGCACAACTTCCCCGTGGAGGTGCACGAGCTGCCCACGGACCTGCCGCGCTGA
- a CDS encoding lactonase family protein: MASATSDESKTGDGATPGDQRAYIGSFTSAGGWGVSVATVEPDSGALTVKYSTDIVENPSYLALSREQGVLYAVSETPDGYGAAFSLGDPDRPAPLGLPAAVGGDDPTHLSLTEGHVLTAHYSSGTISVLPYLLDPEGHGTWCGLARPTDVRQHEGSGPDPERQRGPHAHAVLPDPSGRWVLAVDLGTDTVHSYELDAERGTLRPHHAARFTPGAGPRSLAFHPGGEWAYVTNELDSTVTVCRWDAATGELTPGAAVSVLPPREGEDLPRNYPSELVVAPDGRFVWVANRGHDSIAVLALNATGDQLELRTTVDCGGHWPRHLALSATGERLYVANERSGGVAWFTVDAETGVPTWSGSVDAPAASCVVLA; encoded by the coding sequence ATGGCGAGCGCCACGAGCGATGAGAGCAAGACCGGCGACGGGGCGACCCCCGGTGACCAGCGGGCGTACATCGGCTCGTTCACCTCGGCGGGAGGCTGGGGCGTCAGCGTCGCCACGGTCGAACCGGACAGCGGGGCCCTGACCGTCAAGTACTCGACCGACATCGTGGAGAACCCCTCCTACCTGGCCCTCTCACGGGAGCAGGGGGTGTTGTACGCGGTGAGCGAGACGCCCGACGGCTATGGCGCGGCCTTCTCCCTGGGCGACCCCGACCGGCCGGCCCCCCTCGGCCTGCCGGCGGCCGTCGGCGGCGACGACCCCACGCACCTGTCGCTGACCGAGGGCCACGTGCTGACCGCCCACTACTCGTCGGGCACCATCAGCGTCCTGCCCTACCTCCTGGACCCGGAGGGGCACGGCACCTGGTGTGGCCTGGCCCGGCCCACCGACGTACGACAGCACGAGGGGTCGGGCCCCGACCCGGAGCGGCAGCGGGGCCCGCACGCGCACGCCGTGCTGCCCGACCCGTCCGGGCGCTGGGTGCTCGCCGTTGACCTGGGCACGGACACGGTCCACAGCTACGAGCTGGACGCCGAGCGGGGCACCCTGCGCCCGCACCACGCCGCCCGCTTCACGCCGGGCGCCGGCCCGCGCAGCCTGGCCTTCCACCCGGGCGGTGAGTGGGCCTACGTGACCAACGAACTGGACTCCACGGTCACCGTCTGCCGCTGGGACGCCGCCACGGGCGAGCTGACCCCCGGCGCGGCGGTCAGCGTGCTGCCGCCACGGGAGGGCGAGGACCTGCCGCGCAACTACCCGTCCGAGCTGGTCGTCGCGCCCGACGGGCGGTTCGTGTGGGTCGCCAACCGAGGCCACGACAGCATCGCCGTCCTCGCCCTCAACGCGACGGGCGACCAGCTTGAGCTGCGGACCACGGTGGACTGCGGCGGGCACTGGCCCCGGCACCTCGCGCTGTCGGCGACGGGGGAGCGGCTGTACGTGGCCAACGAACGCTCCGGCGGGGTGGCCTGGTTCACCGTCGACGCCGAGACGGGGGTCCCGACCTGGTCGGGCTCGGTCGACGCCCCCGCGGCGTCGTGCGTGGTGCTCGCCTGA
- a CDS encoding BadF/BadG/BcrA/BcrD ATPase family protein, with the protein MSALDPQPAPAAGHAPEPGPRAPAVHYALGIDSGGSGVRIALGSVGPLGAPATEPLTWHSPSPALVGEHGIDAAGLLARVLPAAQRLLRQVGAERVAAVCVGAAGMASLGDDLRAHLPAALTDALGLRRLALAADGVTAYVGALGQRPGAVVAAGTGMIALGTDLGDGPHGAWRRVDGWGHLLGDCGGGAWIGRAGLEAAMRAHDGRAGGSQPLLSRLEAVFGPPEHLPGLLYPRPDRPAVLASFAPEVGRCAATDPVAAAILHEAADHIARAAQAAFPHPPSTDQAARGDDAGALALTGGLFRMGAPLVDPVRRELARRLPGVPVTEAAGDPLAGALRVASALAADALRLPVDGELLQVL; encoded by the coding sequence ATGAGCGCCCTCGACCCCCAGCCGGCCCCGGCCGCCGGCCACGCCCCCGAGCCCGGCCCGCGCGCCCCCGCCGTCCACTACGCCCTGGGCATCGACTCCGGCGGCTCGGGCGTACGCATCGCCCTCGGCTCCGTCGGGCCGCTGGGCGCCCCCGCCACCGAGCCGCTGACCTGGCACTCCCCCAGCCCCGCCCTCGTCGGGGAGCACGGCATCGACGCCGCCGGGCTGCTCGCCCGGGTGCTGCCGGCGGCCCAGCGGCTGCTGCGCCAGGTCGGCGCCGAGCGGGTGGCCGCCGTCTGCGTGGGCGCGGCCGGCATGGCCAGCCTCGGCGACGACCTGCGGGCCCACCTGCCCGCCGCGCTCACCGACGCCCTCGGCTTGCGACGGCTCGCGCTGGCGGCCGACGGCGTCACGGCCTACGTCGGGGCGCTCGGCCAGCGCCCGGGCGCCGTCGTGGCGGCTGGCACCGGCATGATCGCCCTCGGCACCGACCTCGGTGACGGCCCGCACGGCGCCTGGCGGCGCGTGGACGGCTGGGGTCACCTGCTGGGCGACTGCGGCGGTGGCGCGTGGATCGGCCGGGCCGGACTCGAGGCGGCCATGCGCGCCCACGACGGGCGGGCGGGCGGCTCGCAGCCGCTGCTGTCCCGCCTCGAGGCCGTGTTCGGGCCGCCGGAGCACCTGCCGGGGCTGCTGTACCCGCGCCCCGACCGGCCAGCCGTGCTGGCCTCCTTCGCCCCGGAGGTCGGCCGTTGCGCGGCCACCGACCCGGTGGCGGCCGCCATCCTGCACGAGGCGGCGGACCACATCGCACGCGCCGCGCAGGCCGCCTTCCCCCACCCGCCCAGCACCGACCAGGCGGCGCGCGGCGACGACGCCGGGGCGCTGGCGCTGACCGGCGGGCTCTTCCGGATGGGGGCGCCGCTGGTCGACCCGGTACGGCGGGAGTTGGCCCGCCGCCTGCCCGGAGTGCCGGTCACGGAGGCGGCCGGCGACCCGCTGGCGGGGGCGCTGCGCGTGGCGTCGGCGCTCGCGGCGGACGCGCTGCGGCTACCGGTGGACGGGGAACTGCTCCAGGTGCTCTAG
- a CDS encoding phospholipid scramblase-related protein gives MTTHNATPAGWYADPQGTPHLLRWWDGAQWTQHTHPGQPGQAAQQPAAGPPPEKIQRQVQQQAGLGTSTPQGGGTLFTEPVLVVNQKAKLIELTNEYSVFDQHGQTIGSVVQVGQSTLKKVARFVSSLDQFMTHRLEIRDAHGQPHLVMTRPAKFMKSKVLVARPDGQPVGEIHQQNVIGKINFAIMAQGQQVGAIKAENWRAWNFAIVDHTDREIARITKTWEGLAKTMFTTADNYVLQIHQQLPEPLLSLVVATALTVDTALKQDARGFG, from the coding sequence ATGACAACGCACAACGCCACGCCCGCCGGCTGGTACGCCGACCCCCAGGGCACCCCTCACCTGCTGCGCTGGTGGGACGGCGCCCAGTGGACCCAGCACACGCACCCGGGCCAGCCCGGCCAGGCCGCCCAGCAGCCGGCCGCCGGGCCGCCGCCCGAGAAGATCCAGCGTCAGGTCCAGCAGCAGGCCGGGCTCGGCACCTCGACCCCGCAGGGCGGCGGGACGCTGTTCACCGAGCCGGTGCTGGTGGTGAACCAGAAGGCCAAGCTCATCGAGCTGACCAACGAGTACAGCGTCTTCGACCAGCACGGCCAGACCATCGGCTCGGTGGTCCAGGTGGGGCAGAGCACGCTGAAGAAGGTGGCGCGCTTCGTCTCCAGCCTTGACCAGTTCATGACCCACCGGCTGGAGATCCGGGACGCCCACGGGCAGCCGCACCTGGTGATGACCCGGCCGGCCAAGTTCATGAAGTCCAAGGTCCTGGTCGCCCGCCCGGACGGCCAGCCGGTCGGCGAGATCCACCAGCAGAACGTGATCGGGAAGATCAACTTCGCGATCATGGCGCAGGGACAGCAGGTCGGCGCCATCAAGGCGGAGAACTGGCGCGCCTGGAACTTCGCCATCGTCGACCACACCGACCGCGAGATCGCCCGGATCACCAAGACCTGGGAGGGCCTCGCCAAGACCATGTTCACCACTGCGGACAACTACGTGCTGCAGATCCACCAGCAGCTCCCCGAGCCGCTGCTCAGCCTCGTGGTGGCGACCGCGCTGACGGTGGACACGGCGTTGAAGCAGGACGCCCGCGGGTTCGGATGA
- a CDS encoding uracil-DNA glycosylase encodes MAGRPLNEIVEPGWAKALEPVAERITAMGTFLRTEIAAGRTYLPAGQHVLRAFQQPFDDVRVLIVGQDPYPTPGHAVGLSFAVAPEVRPLPGSLQNIFQELHTDLGHPRPSNGDLTPWTEQGVLLLNRALTTAPRKPAAHRGKGWEEVTEQAIRALVERGKPLVSILWGRDARNLRPLLGNLPAVESAHPSPMSADRGFFGSRPFSRANDLLVRQGSQPVEWRLP; translated from the coding sequence GTGGCTGGACGACCGTTGAACGAAATCGTAGAACCCGGCTGGGCCAAGGCACTTGAGCCCGTAGCCGAACGCATCACGGCGATGGGGACCTTCCTGCGCACCGAGATCGCGGCGGGCCGTACGTACCTGCCGGCGGGCCAGCACGTCCTGCGTGCTTTCCAACAACCCTTCGACGACGTCCGGGTGCTGATCGTCGGGCAGGACCCCTACCCCACCCCGGGGCACGCCGTCGGGCTCAGCTTCGCGGTCGCCCCCGAGGTACGCCCGCTGCCCGGCAGCCTGCAGAACATCTTCCAGGAACTGCACACCGACCTCGGCCACCCCCGGCCCTCCAACGGGGACTTGACCCCCTGGACCGAGCAGGGCGTGCTGCTGCTCAACAGGGCGCTCACCACCGCCCCGCGCAAGCCCGCGGCCCACCGGGGCAAGGGCTGGGAAGAGGTCACCGAGCAGGCCATCCGGGCGCTGGTCGAGCGCGGCAAGCCGCTGGTGTCGATCCTGTGGGGGCGCGACGCGCGCAACCTGCGCCCGCTGCTCGGCAACCTGCCCGCCGTCGAGTCCGCCCACCCCTCACCCATGTCGGCCGACCGGGGCTTCTTCGGCTCACGCCCGTTCAGCCGGGCCAACGACCTGCTGGTGCGGCAGGGGTCGCAGCCGGTGGAGTGGCGACTGCCCTGA